The Gouania willdenowi chromosome 7, fGouWil2.1, whole genome shotgun sequence genome includes a window with the following:
- the LOC114466969 gene encoding probable G-protein coupled receptor 173, with amino-acid sequence MANQTFAIDGPGSLLAVLASQSGLARSSSSSSDSSSSGGISATDVSAYFKLVFLGLIICVSLVGNLLVSLLVLRDRTLHKAPYFFLLDLCLADAVRSAACFPFVLVSVHNSSVWTYSTLSCKVVAFMAVLFCFHAAFMLFCVAVTRYLAIAHHRFYAKRMTIWTCAAIICMVWTLAVAMAFPPVFDVGTYKFIRDEDQCIFEHRYLKTNDTLGFMLMLAVVVLATHGFYAKLLLFEYRHRKMKPVQLVPAISQNWTFHGPGATGQAAANWIAGFGRGPMPPTLLGIRQNLHNQHRRLLGMEEVRSERRLGRMFYTITLLFLVLWAPYIVACFWRVFVKSCTIPHRYLSITVWMSFAQAGVNPIFCLLLNEDLRKVLRAHLPTHWRTKQHLPQDEAYCIM; translated from the coding sequence ATGGCTAACCAGACCTTCGCCATTGATGGCCCTGGCAGCTTACTGGCAGTGTTGGCATCGCAGAGTGGACTAgcaagaagcagcagcagcagcagtgataGCAGCAGCAGTGGAGGAATCTCTGCCACAGATGTGTCCGCCTACTTTAAGCTGGTCTTCTTGGGGTTAATCATCTGTGTCAGCCTCGTGGGCAACCTCCTGGTCTCCCTGCTGGTTCTGAGAGACAGGACACTTCACAAGGCGCCATATTTCTTTCTGCTGGACCTGTGCCTGGCCGATGCAGTCCGTTCTGCCGCCTGCTTTCCCTTTGTGCTGGTTTCAGTTCACAACAGCTCGGTCTGGACTTACAGTACGTTGAGTTGTAAAGTGGTGGCATTTATGGCTGTTCTGTTTTGCTTTCACGCTGCCTTCATGCTGTTCTGTGTGGCCGTCACTCGCTACCTTGCCATTGCCCACCACCGATTCTACGCCAAACGGATGACCATCTGGACTTGCGCCGCCATCATTTGCATGGTGTGGACTCTGGCAGTCGCCATGGCGTTCCCACCTGTCTTTGACGTGGGGACTTACAAGTTCATCCGGGATGAGGATCAGTGCATTTTTGAACACCGCTACCTGAAGACCAATGACACTCTAGGCTTCATGCTCATGCTGGCTGTGGTCGTCCTGGCCACTCATGGTTTCTATGCCAAGCTGCTGCTGTTTGAGTATCGGCATCGCAAGATGAAGCCCGTCCAGCTGGTGCCTGCTATCAGCCAGAACTGGACCTTCCATGGTCCCGGGGCCACTGGACAAGCTGCAGCCAACTGGATTGCGGGGTTCGGCCGTGGACCCATGCCACCCACCCTGCTGGGTATCAGGCAAAATTTACACAATCAGCATCGGCGACTTCTGGGGATGGAGGAAGTGAGGTCAGAGCGAAGGCTGGGCAGGATGTTCTACACCATCACCCTGCTTTTTCTGGTCCTCTGGGCACCCTACATCGTGGCATGTTTCTGGAGGGTGTTTGTCAAGTCTTGCACCATCCCTCATCGTTATCTATCCATCACAGTGTGGATGAGCTTCGCCCAGGCAGGGGTCAACCCCATCTTCTGTCTCCTGCTTAACGAAGACCTAAGGAAGGTGCTACGAGCACACCTGCCCACCCACTGGAGGACTAAACAACACCTGCCCCAAGATGAGGCCTACTGCATTATGTGA